The window AGGTCGAAGTGCTCAACGCAGCCGAATACGATGTGAACGATCTCAGTTCGGTCGAAGCACTGATCTTCTTCGGCTCCACTTGGGGTGAGGGTGAGCCACCGGAGTCCGCATGGGATTTTCACGATAACCTGATCGAAGGCGACGCCATCGACTGCAGCAACCTGAAGTTCGCCGTTGTGGGTCTGGGCGACAAGGAATACGAGCAATTCTGCGAATTCGGCAAACGTGTCGATGCTGCACTTGCGAAAAACGGTGGCACCCGGTTCATGGATCGGCTCGACCTCGATGCCGAGTATGAAGACGACTATGAAGCCTGGGCAGACAAGCTGTTTGAAACCATTCAATCAGCCTGATTTTTCCACTTTCGGAATTCGCAAAACCTGTGCTGTGATACGCGGCACAGGTTTTTTTGACCCCGCTCATCTGTCCAGAAAAGGGCAAGACACAGCACCCGTCAGCACCAGTGATCAGCGATTCGATCAGCGATTCGGCAACCAACTTAACAACATTGCCCGGGTGTCCTCCCGTCCTCTCCCAAACTGTTTGCGCACCGCATAGCCTTTGGGGAAGTTCTCCAGCAAAACTGGCGATTCCAGCAGTATCCAGGCTCCCTTTTGCGGATGAAAACAGGAGGTCAATTGCTCAAGCACCCCAAAATAGCGGGCCTCTACCTCGCGGTAAGGTGGATCCACAAATACCAAATCCACTTGCAACCCCGGTGCTCCACCCCTCGCCAACCACTGAAAAACGTCAGCTCCGGTTATCTTGAAATTTCCCTCCAACTCTTCTTCCCTGCCCGCACTGTGCAACACCGCCTGTAGGTTTTGTTCGATAGCCTTCAGGGCAGCGCGATGCTGTTCGACAAATACCCCAGCACTCGCCCCGCGACTGATGGCCTCCAATCCGTAGGTCCCCGCTCCGGCAAAGAGATCGAGAAAAACCGCGCCCTGCACATCGTCCCCGATGGAAGAGAATACCGCCTCTCGCATGCGGTCGGTTGCGGGACGCACCCAATCGCCTTTCGGGCAATCCAGTGCAATACTGCGGGCGCTTCCTCCGGTGATACGCATAATGGGCGCATCATTTAATGATTCCCGCCAAACTTCAATCATTGACTTCCCTTCCCGCTTGCAGACTCTTGAAGGCGTGGTGGATTTCACTTCCATTCTGCAACATCAACACCAAACCACATCCTTCCTTTCTACGGTGCAGCGCTGCATGGCTTCGCTTCGCCGTTCGCACTTCCTGTGACTCTCCAAATATCAGCGTTTCGTTTCACTGCAATGGTAGTGGCGTTTATCCTGCACTCGAGCGGGAGTATCAGCGCATCCATGGACATGCAGCACTACCATTGGCCGCTTTCGGTTCAATGGCAGGAAGCGCATGGCGATGCTTCACTTGAACGCTTTGCCGGTCCGCTCTATGAGCAGCGGGATCTGGAATCAGAATCCTGGTTCGCAGTGCGTCCCTTGCTACTCAAACAGGACTTTCCGGATCGCCCGACTGACGAATCCGCACTTTCCATTCTCTACCCCCTCTTCAGCTATCGCAGCTATCCCGGGCACAAACAATGGAGTGTGTTTTCGCTCATCCGCTGGAGTCGGATCGACACTCAAACCCATCACCTCGAATTCGATTCCGATCTCACACGCCACTACCGCAAATCATTTGAAGTATTTCCATTCTACTTCGACTACGATTCCTGGAACCCCGACTACGCCTACTTCGGGATTTTTCCCCTCTTCGGAGAACTCAAAAACCGTCTCTTTTATGAGCGAATTTCCTGGCTGGCCTTTCCCCTCTATTCAAAGTGGGAGCGCAAGGACGAGGCGACCTATGCATTTCTTTGGCCATTGTTCCGCTATCGCACCGGTGAGCAGTCCAGCGGATTTTCCATCTGGCCCATTTATGGTCAATTTGAACGCGAATCGGATTACCGCCAGCGCTTTGCGCTCTGGCCGCTGCTTTACTATCACCAGAAGAAGCTCTACCTGGACACTCCCGACACACACATCGGCATTCTTCCCCTCTATGCCAGAGAGAGCCGGGAAGGCTACCTGAGAGAAGACTTCCTCTGGCCCTTTTTCGGCTACACCCTGAACACGGCTGACAACTACGAAGAAGCGCGATTCCTCTGGCCGCTATTCATTCAGGGTCGTGGAAATGATCGCTACCTGAATCAAATCGCCCCGCTCTACTCCATCTCCAGGCGCAACGGTGTGGAATCCAAATGGTGGCTCTGGCCATTGTTCAATACCCGGAGCTACCAGCGCGAGGGAATCGATTTTCAGAAATTCCGCATCTTCTATTTTCTCTACCAGGATGTGGAACAGCGCAAGGTTTCCGACCCTGAACAATCGCTCGGACTGAAGCGCCACCTGTGGCCCCTCTTTAGCTATCGCAAAAACGCGGATGGCAGCCGTCAGTTTCAGATGCTCAGTCCACTGGAGCCGATCCTGCCAAACAGTTCCGAAATCCGGCGTCTCTATTCCCCACTCTTTGCCCTCATTCGCTACCAGGCACAGGGCGATGACCAGAAGGATCTGGAATTGCTCTTCTCTCTCATTCACTTTGAGCAGCGAGGCAACCGGGAGCGTTTGGAAGT of the Puniceicoccaceae bacterium genome contains:
- a CDS encoding flavodoxin domain-containing protein — translated: MAETFSKLTILYATETGNSQDLAERTAERAEGAGFEVEVLNAAEYDVNDLSSVEALIFFGSTWGEGEPPESAWDFHDNLIEGDAIDCSNLKFAVVGLGDKEYEQFCEFGKRVDAALAKNGGTRFMDRLDLDAEYEDDYEAWADKLFETIQSA
- a CDS encoding RsmD family RNA methyltransferase → MRITGGSARSIALDCPKGDWVRPATDRMREAVFSSIGDDVQGAVFLDLFAGAGTYGLEAISRGASAGVFVEQHRAALKAIEQNLQAVLHSAGREEELEGNFKITGADVFQWLARGGAPGLQVDLVFVDPPYREVEARYFGVLEQLTSCFHPQKGAWILLESPVLLENFPKGYAVRKQFGRGREDTRAMLLSWLPNR